A single genomic interval of Trachemys scripta elegans isolate TJP31775 chromosome 3, CAS_Tse_1.0, whole genome shotgun sequence harbors:
- the TMEM178A gene encoding transmembrane protein 178A, whose protein sequence is MRLRNIPFNLTKTIQQDEWHLLHLRRITAGFLGMAVAVLVCGCIVAAVSFFWEESLTQHVAGLLFLMTGIFCTISLCTYAASISYDLNRLPTFIYSLPDDVEHGYSWSIFCAWCSLGFIVAAGCLCAAYPFVSRTKIIHLKSTRNSSV, encoded by the exons ATGCGCTTACGAAATATTCCATTCAACTTAACCAAGACCATCCAGCAAGATGAGTGGCATCTGCTTC ATTTAAGAAGAATCACGGCTGGTTTTCTGGGCATGGCAGTTGCTGTTCTTGTCTGTGGATGCATCGTAGCGGCAGTCAGTTTCTTTTGGGAGGAAAGCCTCACACAGCACGTGGCAGGCCTTCTATTCCTTATGACAG GAATATTTTGCACTATTTCTCTGTGCACTTATGCAGCAAGTATATCATATGATCTAAACCGCCTACCAACATTCATATATAGTCTTCCTGATGATGTGGAACATGGATACAGCTGGTCTATATTTTGTGCTTGGTGCAGTTTAGGATTTATAGTAGCAGCAGGATGTCTTTGTGCTGCTTATCCGTTTGTTAGCAGGACCAAGATTATTCATCTAAAGTCTACCAGAAACTCTTCTGTATGA